One genomic segment of Amycolatopsis sp. Hca4 includes these proteins:
- the kdpA gene encoding potassium-transporting ATPase subunit KdpA codes for MTDVTAGLIQLGLLLAALAVVYKPLGDYLARVFSTEKHLKLEKGLYKLFRVNPDSEQRWPTYAAGVLGFSFVSVVLLYLLQRLQPLLPWDLGRGSVSPGVAFNTAISFVTNTNWQSYVPETTMGHFVQMAGLTVQNFLSAAVGLAVAIAVTRGFVRAKTDRLGNFWVDLTRGTIRVLLPMAFVFALVLVALGVVQSLKAGVAVTNPDGSHSTIALAPAASQEAIKELGTNGGGILNANSAHPFENPNAWTNLIELFLILVIPVSLTRAFGTLVGNRRQGYVLLSVMGLLWAASLVLIWFSEAKANNPAALAAGASMEGKEQRFGIGLTSIFADTTTGTSTGAINGAHDSLSGLGGGGPLLNMLYGEISPGGVGTGLYGILVMAIIAMFLAGLMVGRTPEYLGKKLGKREVTCAAIAMLAMPTVVLLGSGIALLLPGTAGALGNSGAHGLSEILYGYASTGNNNGSAFGGLTATSDWFQSSFAVAMAFGRFVPILAVLCLAGSLAAQRKVPETAGTLPTTGPLFATLLTGTVVLVAALTFIPALALGPIAEALA; via the coding sequence ATGACCGATGTCACGGCCGGGCTCATCCAGCTCGGCCTGCTCCTCGCCGCACTCGCCGTGGTCTACAAACCGCTCGGCGACTACCTGGCGCGGGTCTTCTCGACCGAGAAGCACCTGAAGCTGGAAAAGGGCCTCTACAAGCTCTTCCGCGTCAACCCGGACTCCGAGCAGCGGTGGCCGACCTACGCCGCGGGCGTGCTCGGCTTCTCGTTCGTCTCGGTCGTCCTGCTCTACCTGCTTCAGCGCCTGCAGCCGCTGCTGCCGTGGGACCTGGGCCGCGGCTCGGTGAGCCCCGGCGTCGCCTTCAACACGGCGATCTCGTTCGTCACCAACACGAACTGGCAGTCCTACGTCCCCGAGACGACGATGGGCCACTTCGTGCAGATGGCCGGGCTGACCGTGCAGAACTTCCTGTCGGCGGCCGTCGGCCTGGCCGTGGCGATCGCGGTGACGCGGGGCTTCGTGCGGGCGAAGACCGACCGGCTCGGCAACTTCTGGGTCGACCTCACCCGGGGCACGATCCGCGTGCTGCTGCCGATGGCGTTCGTGTTCGCCCTCGTGCTGGTCGCGCTCGGCGTGGTGCAGAGCCTCAAGGCCGGCGTCGCCGTGACGAACCCGGACGGCAGCCACAGCACCATCGCGCTGGCCCCGGCGGCGAGCCAGGAGGCCATCAAGGAACTGGGCACCAACGGCGGCGGCATCCTCAACGCCAACTCCGCGCACCCGTTCGAGAACCCCAACGCCTGGACGAACCTGATCGAGCTGTTCCTCATCCTGGTCATCCCGGTCAGCCTGACCCGCGCGTTCGGGACGCTGGTCGGCAACCGCCGCCAGGGGTACGTCCTGCTGAGCGTGATGGGCCTGCTGTGGGCGGCTTCGCTGGTCCTCATCTGGTTCTCGGAGGCCAAGGCGAACAACCCGGCCGCGCTGGCCGCGGGCGCGAGCATGGAAGGCAAGGAACAGCGCTTCGGCATCGGCCTGACGTCGATCTTCGCCGACACCACCACCGGCACCTCGACCGGCGCGATCAACGGCGCGCACGACAGTCTTTCGGGGCTCGGCGGCGGGGGACCGCTGCTGAACATGCTCTACGGCGAGATCTCGCCCGGCGGCGTCGGCACCGGCCTCTACGGCATCCTCGTCATGGCGATCATCGCGATGTTCCTGGCCGGCCTGATGGTCGGGCGCACGCCGGAGTACCTGGGCAAGAAGCTCGGCAAGCGCGAGGTGACCTGCGCGGCGATCGCGATGCTGGCGATGCCGACGGTCGTGCTCCTCGGTTCCGGGATCGCCCTGCTGCTGCCGGGCACGGCGGGCGCGCTCGGCAACTCCGGCGCGCACGGCCTGTCCGAGATCCTCTACGGCTACGCCTCGACCGGCAACAACAACGGCAGCGCGTTCGGTGGCCTGACCGCGACGAGCGACTGGTTCCAGTCGTCGTTCGCCGTCGCCATGGCGTTCGGCCGGTTCGTGCCGATCCTCGCCGTGCTCTGCCTGGCCGGTTCCCTGGCCGCCCAGCGCAAGGTGCCCGAGACCGCGGGCACCCTGCCGACCACCGGGCCGCTGTTCGCCACCCTGCTCACCGGCACGGTGGTGCTCGTCGCGGCCCTCACGTTCATCCCGGCGCTCGCGCTCGGGCCCATCGCGGAGGCACTCGCATGA
- the kdpF gene encoding K(+)-transporting ATPase subunit F, translating into MSGAGSVANVVGGLLALGLLVYLFIALIKPEKF; encoded by the coding sequence GTGAGCGGCGCGGGATCCGTGGCCAACGTCGTCGGCGGACTGCTGGCGCTCGGCCTGCTCGTGTACCTCTTCATCGCGCTGATCAAGCCGGAGAAATTCTGA